The following proteins are co-located in the Billgrantia tianxiuensis genome:
- a CDS encoding DUF4781 domain-containing protein codes for MRLSSVMRLAARASTGSDSIFAKALVRAAAKPRPASQPQFTPQQSVTTPQWNAGTTFHPAQATNSAPFPGYGVYSMEYLQQQLQLNAESPVYGPSVPDNFETPVFDPQSHDPLQRDDLFQPVDNSTEPGLVSNEEVVDQLEAAGYEVEITELPNSDVVIFAITDSDGNSETVVVAEDGSQTTLDPKQETTREGVEEIVDGVADGQSIDEIAEAQGLTPEQVVAQLRAAGFEFESGREGEGPSYTNTTRIIDAESGDLIVSHETGPDGTQTTLIIDDDGNETRRTEHTDGSTTEEVTESNGRVTETAVDADGTTTTTVKYEQNGVSVEEVTVDDGETTTTIIDEDGNRTELAPEQDTSREGIDEIAEAVSEGKSIDTIAEEMGLTREQVEAQLAAAGFEVSEHTEPDDSVSRRIVDAETGEEIASYRFSMNAFTRSSLYIDAAGNEVRRTEYQDGRSVETRIETNDRKTVTSESADGETTVRVTHNGYTVTTPPDGDITVRREEDGAKVEVERGTPLEAMVETLMAVDLDSSDADEARAAEVVLAAVERALAGETFQELYGSDGTDGAVGEQQRALDDAIDEYGPGQQPDRNVTYENPYGDPPLEPPPSGGDWVPMYGLWMDPEVAKATAALYALEAEQLRAFAEFERSQAQLDVFALDPAYEEALRRAGNMFDEALAPQGLVWVPPKAEGALEDARERLKGAETRQEAAGEAMEEYQEVERLLNEAISAQAEMPDPPNGYVCTSEDTPADLQQNADQYEQEQSAYEAAQADVDVLFFEAGLHNAKGDEHLMDYQVSQLESLLEEVDPDSDTYEEIEEKLEEARASQEGAGIQVDTAQAYHDFHSARRDNLQLTAETYDMREQLLEAFNEDKGLLEEGKTFKRLNGKYLGEFTGQQVIEEREDGLWVVTHFEKGTTEERLAPEEMSEWWERNRDPELTETWLEHVENRQAAHEREAEAGADLHHALESSYDFTLESLDEQIADLEEELESLFKTHGQGTQEAPEELFPDDVEPQEIELGGQELLVTPDMASAFEEHGLEALKASDQPVGIMIDGERQWVHAEVAITHIALEVARDETQREILEAARDDVSNKADHYELAADSSMKLLGESDADYQARMQYDAIEEQGDEALDILYQSRFQELHAQGFDTTFRTFDEDGVGNFIEENLGLTEGREGYDDVLGAIHDVGGEWPTLRAVPLLHLDREGGMSEVVLLAVRGDDGEVRYVDGTGKHYADLADFQDHNRLFGEDGRLVVPENMEMRPSEDGVIPLEVVTARNVSVQEKIVDPLVGIGTGVATVLAFTPAAPVAAPLAYLGGAYLGYRAFEHQRNHMQRGGDWNDLESFMNYLSIATTVLPAGASGLRTIGMTRSMNVTKGEAFLASIGAVKPSSALADSANTYMRSVDGFNRWARKMDWGPSVPVLHSWACPVINWR; via the coding sequence ATGCGACTGAGCAGTGTCATGCGATTGGCCGCCAGGGCCTCGACCGGGAGCGACTCGATCTTTGCCAAGGCTCTTGTCAGGGCAGCGGCCAAGCCGCGCCCGGCCAGCCAGCCACAGTTCACCCCACAGCAGAGTGTTACGACACCGCAATGGAACGCTGGCACGACCTTCCATCCGGCACAGGCCACGAACAGCGCGCCTTTCCCAGGCTATGGCGTCTATTCGATGGAATATCTGCAACAGCAGTTGCAGCTCAACGCCGAATCGCCCGTTTACGGCCCCTCTGTGCCGGACAATTTCGAGACTCCAGTATTCGATCCGCAGAGCCATGATCCCTTGCAGCGAGACGACCTGTTCCAGCCTGTCGATAACAGTACCGAGCCAGGGCTTGTCAGCAACGAGGAGGTGGTCGATCAACTCGAAGCGGCGGGTTACGAGGTCGAGATCACCGAGCTGCCGAATAGTGACGTGGTGATATTCGCTATCACCGACAGTGATGGCAACAGCGAGACGGTGGTAGTGGCGGAGGATGGGTCGCAAACGACGCTGGATCCCAAGCAAGAGACGACTCGCGAAGGTGTCGAGGAGATCGTCGATGGGGTCGCCGATGGCCAGAGTATCGACGAAATTGCCGAAGCACAGGGGCTGACCCCCGAACAGGTGGTTGCCCAGCTCCGAGCGGCTGGTTTCGAGTTCGAATCAGGAAGGGAAGGCGAGGGACCGAGCTACACCAATACGACCAGAATCATCGATGCAGAAAGTGGTGACCTCATCGTCAGTCACGAGACTGGGCCTGATGGCACACAGACCACCCTGATAATCGATGACGATGGAAACGAGACTCGCCGGACCGAGCACACCGACGGCAGCACCACCGAAGAGGTGACCGAGTCGAATGGTCGCGTGACCGAGACTGCCGTGGATGCCGATGGCACAACGACCACGACGGTCAAGTACGAGCAAAATGGCGTGTCGGTCGAAGAGGTTACGGTCGATGACGGTGAGACCACGACGACGATCATCGATGAAGACGGTAATCGCACGGAACTAGCGCCCGAGCAGGATACTAGCCGCGAAGGCATCGATGAGATCGCCGAAGCGGTCTCCGAAGGCAAGAGCATCGATACGATCGCCGAGGAAATGGGGCTGACCCGTGAACAGGTCGAGGCTCAACTGGCGGCCGCAGGATTCGAGGTCTCGGAACATACGGAGCCGGACGACAGCGTCTCTCGGCGCATCGTGGATGCGGAAACCGGTGAGGAAATTGCCAGCTATCGGTTCTCGATGAACGCCTTCACCCGCAGCTCATTATATATCGATGCAGCAGGCAATGAGGTGCGCCGCACCGAATACCAGGATGGCCGCAGCGTTGAGACTCGAATTGAGACCAATGACAGAAAGACCGTCACCAGCGAGAGTGCCGATGGAGAAACGACGGTCCGGGTGACCCACAACGGCTATACCGTAACCACGCCGCCGGATGGGGACATCACAGTGCGTCGTGAGGAGGATGGTGCCAAGGTAGAAGTCGAGCGAGGGACGCCTCTCGAGGCGATGGTCGAGACATTGATGGCCGTTGACCTTGACAGTTCAGATGCCGATGAGGCCCGGGCGGCAGAGGTTGTGCTCGCCGCGGTGGAGCGCGCGCTGGCTGGTGAAACCTTCCAGGAGCTTTACGGAAGCGATGGCACCGATGGAGCCGTGGGCGAGCAACAGAGAGCCCTGGACGACGCAATCGATGAATATGGTCCCGGCCAGCAGCCGGACAGGAATGTCACCTACGAGAACCCCTACGGAGACCCACCGCTAGAGCCGCCGCCCTCGGGAGGCGACTGGGTGCCCATGTACGGCCTGTGGATGGATCCGGAGGTAGCCAAGGCTACGGCAGCGCTATACGCCTTGGAAGCTGAGCAGCTCAGGGCCTTTGCTGAATTCGAGCGAAGCCAGGCGCAGTTGGATGTCTTTGCACTCGATCCGGCCTATGAGGAAGCGCTTCGGCGAGCCGGCAACATGTTCGATGAGGCCTTGGCTCCGCAAGGCTTGGTGTGGGTTCCGCCCAAGGCGGAGGGGGCGTTGGAGGATGCCCGCGAACGGCTGAAGGGAGCGGAGACCCGGCAGGAAGCTGCTGGTGAAGCCATGGAGGAATATCAGGAGGTCGAGCGTCTGCTGAATGAGGCTATCTCGGCTCAAGCGGAAATGCCCGACCCGCCCAATGGTTACGTTTGCACCAGTGAGGACACACCTGCCGACTTGCAGCAAAACGCTGATCAGTACGAGCAGGAGCAGAGCGCTTATGAAGCTGCCCAAGCCGATGTCGATGTGCTTTTCTTCGAAGCCGGTCTGCACAATGCCAAGGGCGATGAGCACTTGATGGACTATCAAGTTTCTCAGCTCGAGAGCCTGCTGGAGGAGGTCGATCCCGACAGCGATACCTATGAGGAAATCGAGGAGAAACTTGAGGAGGCCAGGGCCAGCCAGGAGGGAGCTGGCATCCAGGTGGATACGGCCCAGGCCTATCACGATTTTCATTCGGCGCGTCGTGACAACCTTCAGTTGACCGCCGAAACCTACGACATGAGAGAGCAATTGCTCGAGGCCTTCAATGAGGACAAGGGGCTTCTTGAAGAAGGTAAGACCTTCAAGCGGCTTAATGGCAAGTATCTTGGTGAGTTTACTGGCCAGCAGGTCATTGAAGAGCGGGAGGATGGTCTGTGGGTCGTCACTCATTTCGAGAAAGGTACCACCGAAGAGCGATTGGCTCCCGAAGAGATGAGTGAATGGTGGGAGAGGAATCGCGATCCTGAACTCACCGAGACGTGGCTCGAACACGTAGAAAACCGACAGGCAGCACATGAACGGGAAGCCGAGGCGGGAGCCGATCTTCACCATGCACTCGAGAGTAGTTACGACTTTACCCTTGAGAGCCTAGACGAGCAGATCGCCGATCTCGAAGAAGAACTCGAGTCTCTCTTCAAGACGCATGGGCAGGGAACTCAGGAGGCACCTGAGGAACTCTTCCCGGATGATGTCGAACCGCAGGAGATCGAACTCGGTGGTCAGGAGCTGTTGGTGACACCGGACATGGCATCCGCCTTTGAGGAACATGGGTTGGAAGCCTTGAAAGCCAGCGATCAGCCAGTGGGGATCATGATCGATGGGGAGAGACAATGGGTTCACGCGGAAGTTGCGATTACCCATATAGCACTAGAAGTCGCTCGTGACGAGACACAGCGCGAAATATTAGAGGCTGCACGCGATGACGTCAGCAACAAGGCGGATCATTATGAGCTGGCTGCCGATAGCTCCATGAAATTGTTGGGCGAATCGGACGCCGATTACCAAGCGCGTATGCAATACGATGCCATTGAGGAGCAGGGCGATGAAGCATTGGATATTCTTTACCAGTCGCGCTTCCAGGAGCTTCATGCCCAGGGATTCGATACGACATTCCGTACGTTCGATGAGGATGGGGTGGGCAATTTTATCGAAGAAAATCTTGGCCTGACGGAAGGTCGCGAAGGATACGATGATGTGCTCGGTGCGATTCATGATGTTGGGGGCGAGTGGCCCACGTTGCGGGCTGTTCCGCTCCTCCACCTTGACCGTGAGGGCGGAATGTCAGAGGTGGTTTTGCTTGCCGTTCGTGGAGATGATGGTGAGGTTCGCTATGTCGATGGCACGGGAAAGCATTATGCCGATTTGGCGGACTTCCAGGATCATAATCGCTTATTCGGAGAAGATGGGCGGCTGGTAGTTCCCGAGAATATGGAAATGCGACCCAGCGAGGATGGTGTTATTCCTCTTGAGGTTGTTACTGCCCGCAACGTGTCGGTACAGGAAAAGATAGTTGATCCTCTGGTCGGCATCGGTACAGGGGTAGCCACCGTGCTGGCCTTTACACCAGCGGCTCCCGTGGCAGCGCCATTAGCATACTTGGGCGGAGCCTATCTCGGCTATCGAGCTTTCGAACACCAGCGCAATCATATGCAGCGTGGCGGCGATTGGAACGACTTGGAGTCGTTTATGAATTACCTCTCCATTGCCACGACTGTCTTGCCGGCTGGTGCCAGTGGCTTGCGGACGATCGGCATGACAAGAAGTATGAATGTGACGAAAGGGGAGGCCTTTCTCGCCAGCATTGGCGCCGTCAAGCCGAGTTCTGCACTGGCGGATAGCGCCAACACCTATATGCGTAGTGTCGATGGCTTCAACCGCTGGGCTCGAAAAATGGATTGGGGGCCATCGGTACCGGTACTCCACTCATGGGCATGTCCGGTTATCAACTGGCGGTAA